The stretch of DNA AGATACGAGTAACAAATGGAGTGGATGACGGCATACAAAATCATGACTCGAGAGGTCCACCGGTGGTAGATGTTGAAGGTATCGAAAGACCAGCCTGTAAGCCACATGAAGAAGTTGTTTCTTCCTccaaacaaaaacacaatggGTACCTGGGTGAAAGACATGATTCCAGTTCGGTCGGCAATGTATCGTGCCAGCTGGTCTCCATGGGCTTTCCAGTAAAAGTTGGGTGTGAACAGATTGTACTGAGTgaacaagaagatgaaggccATAATCAGGTATCCAAGGACCACGAGAGCCTGCATTCGGGTAGGAGTACACATACTGATGAAGCCTCCCAGATATCCTCCTGCAGGCTGGCAGTGTTTGTATCCCCACAGAGCAGGCATAGAGACATGTTTTCTGAACCTGTGACCCTTGATTTTCTGGTAGAGTCCGAAAAAGGCATGTTTTCCGAGATTAGAGGCCATTCCAACCAGAAAGATTAACATCCACCATGAAAGAAGACCAGCTCCGTAGTAGGTTCCCAGATCCAGTTGTTTCAGGAATTCATGCACAGTAGGAAAGTATTCATCATAAGCAGTCTGATTGAAAGCGACAGGAGCATGAAGAACTGCAGAGGTGTTCTGGTTGGATACGGCATACTTGGTTCCGTTCTCGTAGACCTCCATCATGTCATCCATGGTGAGGTTGAGCATTCCCCGCTTGTTGTAGATCTGGATAATGTCCTTGTCCAAAGCCCGCTTCCATTGCTCATCATCGGGAAGAACGGCACGGTACCAGATGGCTCGAGTCTGAATGAACGGCTTGTTATCCCATCTCGATTGGTAGTAAGCTGCTCCAAAGCCTTTAACAGGCTTGAAATCAAAATTGAACTTGCCAGTAGCTCCCTGAACAGTACTGGtgacgagaaggacatgATCACCAGGATGATCTCTGTAAGCAGTTACCAGGGTGACCAGAAAAGCAAcggcgagaagaagggtgAACTTCATGTTGGTTTTGACGCTCAGTAATCGATCTGCCCTTCCGTCGGCCCCTGTACGACTTTATAAACTGACACAAGTATCCAAGCTCTGGGCGTCACCCATTCCCGTCTTGGCAGGGCCTCCGAGGCTAGGCGCATGCCAAGACAAGGCACCGTGCCTGTCCCCTGATTTtatccttctccagagatTCTTTTGGGTTTTTCAGCTAATCAGATAAATCAATCTTTTCCATCAATAGGATTAGATCGTCATCTCAACCTTGTGTATCGGATGCAACATCGGAACCACGGAACTGAAAATGAACATTTTTAGCGAGTTATGTAAGAGTATACAATTGGGGGGTTCTGCAATATCTGTTCCGGGTTGACCTTGGTGGTCGAAGCAGCAACAGCGCACAATGGTCAATAATATACTCCAGTTGGCACCGTGGTGAAGCTGACCGCATCCTCCGTACACACTACTATACCAATCCCGGTACGTACACACTGGCTTCAGTGATCCTcgcaattttttttcaaatACTAATCAAACTAAGATGTGATTCAAAGCATCAATCCACATGACAATGTCCTACTTGCAAGTCCCTGGCTGATGGACATGGTGCCAATGCAGTTGATACACACACCAGGGATGATTGGTGATTGGAGGACACTTGTGTGTCATCAACCTGTCACCAGACAAAATTCACCGTCCGAAATCTTGAAAACATCGACCCAAAGAAGTCTACTACtcacttgtagtacaagtacatactcgtatcGTACCGAATGTACCGAAGTTGTGCCGTATATAACCTCCTCGTGCATTGTCTCAAGTGTACTGCGCCATCTACATGTATGTATACACCTTGTTTTGTAGcttatttttttttttggttctCGCGACTCAAAAGTTGCTCATCAATGGCGCATTCTGACTTTTTGGTAAGATCTTGAGTGGAAGTAATGACTTTTGGTGACCAGGGATGGAACCTGAGACACCGATAGAGATACATATATAGATACAACTCTGGGTCATGACTGGTACTGTGGGTGTGAACCGTAAGACCTCCATCAGATAACATCGTGTGAATGACAGGACTGAGGAGGGCAAAATTCAATCGAATATTACCTTTATACTCAATATACAGCCAGATGGTGGTTCTTGTTTATGCCTCACCTACGGCCAATCGTCTCCATTACGCCAATTTGCTCCGGTCGCTGCTGCATTATTTCCCATTGAATCAATCGTACGACATccttgtaccggtacgagtactgtactgtaccgggACTTGTTGTCCGTTCCCCATCTACGGTAGGTTATTCCCGTTCTTTCGTAATCTACAATAACTTATCTATAACATACATACAGCTAGAACTCCCAGTCCTCGTCCGCACTCTGAATGGCCCACTGGAACTTGTCCCGTAGGGTCTTGGTGAAGAGCTTCTCAATGGGCACGTCGTACTTTTTGCTGAACTTGACTGTCAATCTAGGATCAATATAGTTCATTTTCGAGGTGCCCAGCGCCACAGACGAGTTGTcttccttgtccttgagctgcatTCGCATCGTGGTTACCCGggtctccagcttctctACCTGGGCACGTAGCTTCTCCACAGTTCCCTTACCCTCGACCTTGTTGGAtttgatctccttgagataCTGCTTGTTAGTGTCGGCgaggtccttgagcttggcgtTGAGCTCGGacttgggcttgggcttTTGTTTCTCGgccaccagcttctcgtTGTCCCGCTCAAACTTCTTTGTCCATCGCTCCGAGTCCTTCTCAAGAAGTCGATTGGCACAAGcagtcttctcctccttggacagctcgtcgagatcctcaaacagcttgggctccttcttgagcagctttGGTTCGAGATCTAGCAACATTCGCTTGTGACGCCACTTTTGCCACACCACCTCGTTGATTCGGTCTTCAATCTTGCCAACCGACTCGCCGTGCGTCTTGGACACGGTCTTTTGATGGTTACACAGAATGGCAACGGCTCGGTTGGCAGCATTGAACTTGACGAGCTTCTCAGCGACAGTTCCCTCGTTGGGAATGAGAGCCAGCTGGTCATCCATGGTCTTGGAAGCGTTGTAGGTTCGGAAAACCTTGGCGGTGAGACCAGGCATGTAGTTCTGCAGATGCTTATTAAGCACAGAAGGGTCCAGACGGTCAAAGatatcatctccaaccttcttgggggcctTCTTGAAGATGCGCAGGTTCTTGAACACTTGAGGAGACACTTCGACCTCCTGGTGGTACCGAATGGAGTCCTTACCGAGGAAATCAAACTCCACGATGTTTGGCGGAGAGAGAGTAATGTGTTCGTATCGAAGAGAACAACAACCCACAGTGTCGGCCTCATCGTCTCCcttctctcctccagctcgcAGAGCCAACACATCAATCAGGTACATGGCTGTGGCTCTCTGACGTTCAAACATGGCCTCTGAtttgagctccttctcgtaGTCCTTTCGGATGGTAGCGACGTGTTTCTTGAGCTCTCGGGCTTTCTCAAACTTCTTGTAGTCGGACATTCCCTTGAGAGACGAATTTGCAGCAAACAAGACATActtgatggagttgttgatgttctcGTGCCACATGGCAAGCCATGCAACCGAATTGTCGTGTCGCACCTCCCCCCACTTGTGTCCAGCAGGAGGCTCGGGCACAGGAACGCCCTTGCcaatgttgatggtgaTTTGCTCGGGCATGACTCGACGCTTGAGCTTACCAGTCTTGGGGTGGGCTCCTCGGCCACGGAATAGACCCGGAGGCTCGATTCGGAAGTTGCCAACCTGTTCCTTTCGGCCGTTGAGCAGACACACTTTGAAGGGCTCCTCGATCTTGTCTCGCTCGGCCTTGAttgccttcttctccgcgGCGCTCATGgctttcttctcctcccgCATCTTTTCAAAGTGAGCGTACATGTCGGAAAAGTCGCACTTGGAAAAGGCTTTGATTTGCACATTGTTACCATCCTTGTCCTTAGCGCCCCCGCTCTCCTTGAGAACCGCCTTGAAGTCGTTGAAGAAGTTCTTCTGGAAAGTCGGGTTCTTGGCGTGGTCGGTTTCCAGCATGGCTCCAAAGAAGCCTGcaacctcctcagcagcatggGGGAGCACCACAGGAGTTCCGTCGTACTTCATGAGCACATTTTTGGGCAATGGTTCGTATTCAGGAGGAAACATGACTCCCTTGTGCTCTAGAGTCTCCCACTTGATGGAATCGTCCTGGTTGTCATTCTCCCACCATTTGTACACATCTTCGGCCTCTtcggtctcctccttcttgatcttgcCGTCGGCTCCGAccgtctccttcttgatggtggTTTTCTTGACCGTTTGCTGTTTCACAgggtccttcttgatggtagttgtggtggtcttcttgacagGGGCCTTTTTGGCATTGGTTGTGCTCTCTTTTTTAACCttagtggtggtggtagcCTTCTTCACCTTAGGAGAAGCCTTAGGAGTAGAGgactccttcttgaccttcttcACTACAGGcgcgtcgtcgtcgtcttcgtcctTCACTCGCTTGACAGTGGAGGGTCGAGAGGGAGGCATGAGgtcgtcctcgtcatcCGAAGTGATGATCCTGGCAGGCATGGTTGTG from Yarrowia lipolytica chromosome 1D, complete sequence encodes:
- a CDS encoding uncharacterized protein (Compare to YALI0D26103g, similar to Saccharomyces cerevisiae TOP1 (YOL006C); ancestral locus Anc_6.32, similar to uniprot|Q00313 Candida albicans DNA topoisomerase I (EC 5.99.1.2)), with translation MPCTGNVYLSGFQTCVVKVTLTCCELTVSDEKIHSGVDKILPGKTKNGKCSVSCDFQPLAKPILDTGEALRTASDSVSCYTSSPTLKAGGIERSDTLQCASRNFCFSLFSFFFSSSLSFRRPRNAEINVFLIRRVPILCPLRPLIRSVNRPINRFVHRPVSRLLTTMPARIITSDDEDDLMPPSRPSTVKRVKDEDDDDAPVVKKVKKESSTPKASPKVKKATTTTKVKKESTTNAKKAPVKKTTTTTIKKDPVKQQTVKKTTIKKETVGADGKIKKEETEEAEDVYKWWENDNQDDSIKWETLEHKGVMFPPEYEPLPKNVLMKYDGTPVVLPHAAEEVAGFFGAMLETDHAKNPTFQKNFFNDFKAVLKESGGAKDKDGNNVQIKAFSKCDFSDMYAHFEKMREEKKAMSAAEKKAIKAERDKIEEPFKVCLLNGRKEQVGNFRIEPPGLFRGRGAHPKTGKLKRRVMPEQITINIGKGVPVPEPPAGHKWGEVRHDNSVAWLAMWHENINNSIKYVLFAANSSLKGMSDYKKFEKARELKKHVATIRKDYEKELKSEAMFERQRATAMYLIDVLALRAGGEKGDDEADTVGCCSLRYEHITLSPPNIVEFDFLGKDSIRYHQEVEVSPQVFKNLRIFKKAPKKVGDDIFDRLDPSVLNKHLQNYMPGLTAKVFRTYNASKTMDDQLALIPNEGTVAEKLVKFNAANRAVAILCNHQKTVSKTHGESVGKIEDRINEVVWQKWRHKRMLLDLEPKLLKKEPKLFEDLDELSKEEKTACANRLLEKDSERWTKKFERDNEKLVAEKQKPKPKSELNAKLKDLADTNKQYLKEIKSNKVEGKGTVEKLRAQVEKLETRVTTMRMQLKDKEDNSSVALGTSKMNYIDPRLTVKFSKKYDVPIEKLFTKTLRDKFQWAIQSADEDWEF